Part of the Cardiobacteriaceae bacterium TAE3-ERU3 genome, AATGCCGGAAGTGAAATCGAGGTAGCGATCACCATTATCAGCAATCAAGTGGCAGCCTTCGCCACTGGTGAACAAAACGGCTGGTGGTGCATAACAAGGCATGATTGATTCGCGCATGGATAATCCTTAAATCGGTATTAACTAGAGTGTGATCAAAGGATACCAGTGACGCAGCTAAAATCAATCAATATATTGTCTCTACTTTATGATTTTTTGTTATCATCACACGATGGATCAAGAACTATTTTTACGTTTGCCAAGTACCACAGCGCTGCGCTATTTCGTCGCTGCTGCGCGTTTGCTTAGCGTCACTGCTGCGGCACAAGAATTACACGTCTCACAGGCTGCGGTGAGTAAGCAGATTCGCCAACTTGAAATGCAACTTGGCAAGCCACTGTTTGTGCGCGACAAGCAGCGTATTACTTTGACGGCTCTTGGCGAATGGTACTATCAGGAAGCGGTAAGCGTCTTGCGGCATATGCAGAAAATGTCAGTCTCGATGCAAGATGATCACGTTGAGATTCGTGAGCTGCATGTCGGGGTATTACCAACGTTTGCCGCGCAGTTTTTGATCCCACTGTTGCCGGATTTTTATGCCGCACATCCAGATGTGCGCTTGCAGCTATACAGTGAGTCCGGCAAAGTTGATTTTGCCTCCCGGCCATACGATTTGATGATTTCCTTTAATATTGAAAGTTCGCCAGATGTATCGGTTTACAACATTATTAATGAGAGGTTGATCGTCGTTGCATCGCCGCTTTTGCTCGATACTATGGTTGATGCCCAGCGGATTGCAGCACTGCCCCAGCTGATGTTTACGCCTCGCCCCGGGATGTGGCATGACTGGTTTGCAGATACTCAGCATCATGCTTTGCCGCCACAGATGGGGTTGATGTTTGAGACGTTTCAGATGCTGATTCAGGCGGCAATTGCCGGGCTCGGTGTGGCATTGATCCCAGAGTTTTTAATCTTGCGTGAATTGGCGGCTGGTACGCTGCTACGCGTTCACGAGCACAGCATTGAATCTGCATCATCTTATTTTATGGCCGTCCCGAACATAAAGGCGCAAGATCGCGCCGTGGTCGCATTTCGCCATTGGCTGAAAGAGGCGATGGATAACGGTTCGTGAAAGATTAAGTAAACTTAAATATAAAAAAGCCAAATTGCTATAGATAACAGTTGTTTTTTGGATTTTTAGCTGTAATGTGCAATGTGGTCAAGAAAGGGGTGCGCTCGAGAACGGCTTTTGCTATCATGCGTCACCGTTCCACCTGATAAAAGTGATTCATAATCATTTGCAATAAGCAAGGCTTTGCAGGTTGAGGAAGTTATATCATTAAAATGCGGGGGCATTTCCATGAAACTACGATGTCGCCATTGGGCAGCGCTGATCGCTGTCTTGGCGCTATTTCTGTCTGGCTGTAGTGATAACTATGTATTGATGTCACCAAAAGGGCCGGTCGGCGAAAATATTCGCAACACTATCCTACTGACTACCGGCGCTATGCTGCTGGTTGTTATTCCTACCATGATCATGACCGTGGTATTTGCACGCAAATATCGCCACGGGGTTGATGACGACAAGATCGTCTATCATCCTGATTGGGATCACTCT contains:
- a CDS encoding LysR family transcriptional regulator — protein: MDQELFLRLPSTTALRYFVAAARLLSVTAAAQELHVSQAAVSKQIRQLEMQLGKPLFVRDKQRITLTALGEWYYQEAVSVLRHMQKMSVSMQDDHVEIRELHVGVLPTFAAQFLIPLLPDFYAAHPDVRLQLYSESGKVDFASRPYDLMISFNIESSPDVSVYNIINERLIVVASPLLLDTMVDAQRIAALPQLMFTPRPGMWHDWFADTQHHALPPQMGLMFETFQMLIQAAIAGLGVALIPEFLILRELAAGTLLRVHEHSIESASSYFMAVPNIKAQDRAVVAFRHWLKEAMDNGS